In Streptomyces erythrochromogenes, the DNA window CCACGTGGGCGGCGGGTCGCGGTCGACCATGACGCGGAAGAGCCAGAAGCACTGGCGCTCGCTCATCTCCAGGGCCTCGGCCAGGGCGAGGAGTTTGCGGTCCGTCCATTCCTTGACCAGGCCGCGTTCCCAGTTGCCGTACGCGCGCACACTGATGCGGAGCCGGGCGGCGAGGTCCTCCTGGCTCAGCCCCAGCTCTTCGCGGCGCTGGCGCAAAATCTCCTTGCGTCGCTCCGACCGCACGGCACCGCGCGCGGACTCCTCGCCCGCCAGGCGTTCTTCACCGGCTCGGGCGAGTCCATCGGACGGGCCCACCGCTGCGAGATGTGGCACTGAGAGCTCCCCCTCCTCCGGTCTGGATCTTCATTTCCGTGTGGCGATCCTGCTACCGACTTCATTCGAGTGTCAACTATTGTGGCAATTCCAGCCTCTTGACAGCTCATTCCCGCCACAGCTGTGGCACGTTCTAGCCCTTCAGGGCGAGAGCGGCTAGATTCCAGAAGCCGACCATGTGCCGTACCGACTTCGCGCGATCTAGGAGAACCACTGGTGACAGACGGCTTCCCGGCTCCCGTCGCGGTGGCCGACGCACCCCTGGCAGCGACCATCACCCGCGTCGCCGAACTCGCGGGCAAAATGGGCCGCGACCTCAGCCAGGTCTTCGACCTGCGACGCCTCTCCGAGGCTTCGGGCGTGCCCACGGATGTGGTGAAGACCCTGCTCGACGGCAGGCCGGCCGGCGAACCCGACCTCCAGGCCCGCTTCCTGCAGCGTCTCGACCTGCTGCGGCGCACCCGCGTCAAGCCGAACGGCCGTCGCTACACGCAGCAGGAGATCGCGGACGGCGCCGGCATGTCGAGGCAGCAGGCGGGAGCCCTCATCAACGGCGACCGCCGCCCCACCATGGAGCATTGCGACGCGATCCAGCGCTTCTTCGGGGTGCACGCCGGGTTCCTCACGGCCCACGACGCCGACGCCCTCACCGACGCGCTCCAGCGGACCGAGCAACAGCTCCTCCAGGACTACGCGGGACGGGCGCGGGAAACCGTACCGGCCTCGGGCGCATCGGCAGGCGATCCGCTGGCAAGACTCCTGCAGAACCACGGTGTACGGGGCATCGCATGGCGCGCTGCCCAACTGCCCAGCGACAAGCACCGGGACAAGGTGACCGAATGGCTGGACATGCTCCTCGAAAGCGTCAAACCGAACGAATCCTGACCCAGTCGAAAGTCTGGGTCTGATCCTTGAGTCCTGATCCGGATCCGCGCCGACGGGGAGAACGGTGAGCATAGGCAGAGAGCAGCGGCGGTTGTGCGGGGAGCTGGTGGCCGGCATCCGGCTGACCGCCCCCGTGGAACCCGTGGACCTCTACGCTGCCCTCTGTGAGGGCATGAGCAGACACCGCGGCCGCCGGGTCGACTTCCGGATGGCTTCGTTCCCTCCCCGGACGGCCAGCGGTCTGTGGCTCGACATGGCGGACCGCGATCTCGTGGTCATCGAGGAACGCACCGCACCCGACCACCAACTGGTCATCCTGGGCCACGAGCTGTGGCACATGAAGGCCGGCCACTGCAGCCACCACGTCGACGGCGCCGCCGTCGCCGCGCGGCTGCTGTCCGACGAGGCCGACATCGGCGAGACGGTCCGCCGCGTCGCGGCGCGCACCCGCGCCGACGTCCAGGAGGAGACCGAGGCCGAGACCTTCGGCTTACTGCTGGGCAGCCGCTGCAGGAACTGGCTGGCCGGGTCTGCCGGCCACCGGGCCCCCGTCCAGCGCGACGATCTCGCGGGCCGGATCGAGGCCTCGCTGGGCTACCGGGGACTGAGGAACGACCGTTGACCGGTGAGGACTACTACATACCGGCAGCAGCGATGGCGGTCTCACTCGCCTTCAAGCTGCCGGCCCTGCGGCACAACTGGCGCGACCCGCTCCTGCGCTCGGTCGTCGCCCTGCTGGCCCTGGCGGGGGCCGTGTTCGCCTTCGCCGCTCCGCCCACCATCGCGGCGGTCAACCGCTGGACCGGGATCGCCAACTTCTCCGCCCCGCTGGTCTACTGCCTGATCACCGCCTTCAGCGCCTCCTGCCTGGTCCTGATGGTCAACTGGCGGGGCGGGTCTCCCGAACGGACCAGGCGCGTCTCGCGCCGCTGGATCCTCGGCTACAGCATCGTGATCGTGGCCCTGGTCGTCCTGTTCGCCCTCGGTGAGGCCCCCGAGGAACGCCTGCGGGACTTCGACACCTTCTACGCGAACACGCCTTACGTCGGCCACATGATCGCCCTCTACCTGCTGGCGCACCACGTGGCGGCGGTGGTGATGGTGGTCCTGTGCTGGCGCTGGTCGCTCAAGGTGCGCGGCTGGCTGCGCATCGGGCTGATGATCATCGTCGCCGGGTACCTCTTCAACCTCGGCTACGACGCCACGAAGATGACGGCCGTGGTCGCCCGCTGGCTCGGCAACGACCTCGACGGCCTGAGCACCTACGTGGCTCCGCCGCTCGCCTCGCTGGGAGCGCTGATCAGCGCCATGGGCTTCGTGGTCCCGCTGGTCTGCCAGCGGCTCTCGGACCACTGGCAGACCTGGGCCACGTACCGCCGGCTCGGCGCGCTGTGGCAGGAGGTGCAGATCTCGGCGCCCGTCGGCACGCCCTCCGTGCAGATGGCCTGGTGGTCGGCGGCGGAACTGCGCGTGATCCAGCGGGAGTCCGACATCCACGACGGGTTCCTGCACCTCGGCCCCTACTTCGACAAGGGCCTGCGCGACGACGCCTACGACAGCGCCCTCGCCGACGGGGCCGACGAGGAGACCGCCCGCGCCGTCGGCGACGCCGCCATGGTCGCGGCCGCCGTACGGGCCCGCTCCGCGGACCCCGACGGGCAGACCATCGGCGAGGACGAGGAGACCCTGCTCGACACCTCCGACGGGCCGCGCGACCTCCTGCGGATCTCCGACGCCCTGCGGCGTTCGCCGGTGGTGCAGGCGGTCCGGCGCCGGGTGGCCGTCTGACCGGTGGCCGTCCGATCGCGGCAGCCGGCCGATCGCGGCAGCCGGCCGATCGCGGCAGCCGGCCGGTACCCCGTCAGGGCACCGGCCGGCCACTCCCCCGGCCGCCGTCCCGCTCAGCGGGCCGCGGCCACCGCCGTCTTCGGGAACAGCTCCTGGAACGGATCGGCCGAGTCGATCCCGTCCCGCCCGTACGGCGCGTCGAAGCTCCACACCATGAACAGCAGGAACACGATCAGCGCGCTGAACAGCCCCGCGAGCAGCAGCTCCCGCCCCGAGCGCCGGATCTGCAGCGTGAAGATCAGCCCGACGGTGACCACCCCGCCGACCAGCAGCCCGAACCACACCACACCCGGCAGCGTCGACTCCGAGCTCTGGGTCCGCGAGTGGCGGGCCTCGTCGGCGGCCGCGATGTGGTCCAGCAGCGGCTGGTAGGCCTGCGCCTGGAGCTCGGTGGCCGGGCTCTGGTGGGTCACCGAGGTACGGAGCTTGCCGAGCAGCGCGCCGCCCTCGGCCGACGCGCCCTCGCCGGAGGTCAGCAGCGGCCAGTCCACGGCGACGGTGTGGGAGACGTACGCGTCCACCTCGCCGCGGATCCGGTCGCGGACCGCGGCCGGGTAGACGTCGGCGCGCTGGGTGACCTCGTACAGCGCCTGTGCCTCCCGGCGCACGCTGTCCTCGGCGGCGCCGCGCGCCTCCCATACGCCCGCGATGGCCAGGCCCAGGACGATCGCGTAGACCACGCCCACCATCATCGTCATGTACTCGATGACGTCGGGGGTTTCGCTGGTGTCCTCGTCTTCGGCGGCCCGGCGGTGCCGGATCGCCGTGATGGCGAGGACGAGGGCGCAGACGAGCGCCATGGCAATGGCCAGGACCAGCCATTCGGACACGTGGATTCTCCCGGTGTGGATCGGTGGACGGATCGGGGACGAGCGGAGGTCGGGCGGAGAGGAGCGGAGGTCGGGCGGAGACGGGCGGAGGTCGGGCGGAGGTCGGGCGCAGCCACGGAGGTGGCGGACGCGCGGCGGGGTCAGCCGCGGCTCTTGGAGCGCGGGCGCAGGGCGGCGGCGGCGAGTACGGCCGGGGTGGTGACGACGACCATGAGCATCACGGTGGACATTCCGCCCGGGCCGAGCCGCTGTACGGCGACCGAACGGTACGGACGCACGTGGAAGGCGCTCACGGGCGCGGCGGCGGCCCTGGGCCGGGGCGGGGCGGACGCTTCGGCCGGGGCCGGCCCGGCAGCCTCCCCGGGCCCCGGCGCGGGCGGCGGTGGCTCCGCCGGCGCGGCCACCGCTTCCGCCGCGGGAAGGGGCCCGGCGACGTCCGCGGGGGCCGACGGCTCCGCCGGCCCGGGCGGCGCCGCCGCGGGCCGCCCGGGCCGCACCGCGGCGGCGGGCGCGGGCATCCGCCCGGGGTGGTGCACCGTCGGCCCGTCGGCGCCGGGCACGGCGACCCGTACCGAGGGCCGGCCGGAAGGCGGTACGCCGGGCCGCTTCGGCTGGCCGGCGGGCACGCACAGGTCGACGCGGGCCCCACGGCCGTGGCCGTCGCCCGCAACCGCCACATGGCCGTGGAGCGGGCAGAGCGCCGCCACCAGGCCCGCCCCGGCGAAGTACTGCCAAGCGGTCACCGCGCGTCCTCCCGATTCCGCAGCAGACATGAGGGTTACGTCTGAAGAAACGATCACGTCCCGGCTTCGACACGCGGCGGACCGGTGAAGATCGAATCCGCACGGGATCGGGTCCACGGGCCGGGTGGCGATGCGGCATGATGGCGCCATGCTGACCGAGGGGGAGAACGCCCGTCTGATCGCCGGGCGTTATCGACTGGACGCCAAGCTCGGGCGCGGCGGCATGGGTGTCGTGTGGCGCGCCACGGACCAGTTGCTCGGCCGACGCGTCGCCGTCAAGGAGATGGTCCTCGATCCGGCGCTGTCCCTGGACGAGGCCCGGCTCCAGCGCGAGCGCACGCTGCGCGAGGCGCGCGCCGCCGCGCAGGTCAAGCACCCCCACATCATCGTGGTGCACGACGTCGTCGAGGACGGCGAACGCCCGTACATCGTCATGGAGCTGGTCGAGGGCGGCTCGCTGGCCGACCGGCTCTCCCGGACCGGACCGGTGGACCTCGCCGAGGCCGCCGGTATCGGGATCGCGCTGCTCGGCGCCCTGCGGACGGCGCACGCGGCCGGCGTGCTGCACCGCGACATCAAGCCGGCCAACGTCCTGTTGGAGGCTCCGGGCGGCCGGGCCGTCCTCACCGACTTCGGGATCGCGCAGGTGTCGGGGGCGACGACCCTGACCGCGACCGGGGCGTTCGTCGGCTCTCCCGAGTACACCGCGCCCGAGCGGATGTCGGCGCAGTCTCCGGCCGGGCCGGAGTCCGACCTGTGGTCGCTGGGCGCCCTGCTGTGTGCGGCGGTCAGCGGGGCGTCGCCCTTCCGCCGGGACTCGCTGGGCGGGGTCCTGCACGCGGTGGTCTACGACGAGATCCGGCCGCCCGCCGCGTGCGGGCCGCTGCTGCCGGTGGTACGCGGGCTGCTGGAACGCGACCCCGCCGCACGGCTGGACGCGGACCGGGCGCAGGACATGCTGCGGGCGCTGGCGCCGTCGGCGGCCGACTACACGCCGACGCGGCGCTGCGTGCCCGGGGTGTCCGACGCCCGGACGACGCCCGCGCCGGCACGCGAACCGGCACCCGAGCCGGCCCCGCGGCCCGCGGCGCAGACCGCGCCCGTAACGGCGCAGCCGGCCGGCGCCCCCGCGCGGCGGCGGCCGGGCGCGGCTCTGATCGCCGGCCTGCTGGTGGCCGCGATCGCGGGCGCCGGCGTGTCGGCCGCCGCGCTGCTGATGAACGAGGACGACCCCGCCGACCGCACCGGCCGGCCCGCGGCCACGAGCGGTGCCGCGGGCGCTCCGGCCTCGCCGCCGGGCGCGCAGGTCTCCGCGCCGGCTCCCGTGCCGTCGGCGCCCGGCCGGCGAACCGGTGGTCCGTCGGACGACAAGGCGGCCCCCGCCGGTTACGGGGTCGTCCAGGACCCGGCGGGCTTCGCGCTCGCCGTCCCCGACGGCTTCACGCGCACGACCGACGGTCCGCGGGTCTTCTACATGTCGCCGGACGAGAGCTTCCGCATCGGCATCAAGATCTCCGCCCCCGAGTCGGGCGGTCCGCTCGCCGTGCACCAGCGCTCCCACGCCAAGGGGCCGACGAACAACCCCGGCTACCGGGACGCCGAGGTCGCCGTGAGCACGCACAACGGCCACGAGGCCGCCCTGTGGCTGTTCACCTGGAACGGCTTCTCGACGGCCGAGGGCCCCCGGCACACCCGCGACCTGTGCTGGGAGGAGGGCGGGCGCCTGTACGACGTGTGGGTCTCCGCCCCGGTCGGGCGCGCCGCCGAGGCGCGGTCCTACTTCGACACGGCGGTACGGACCTTCACCAGCGCCGGGGGCTGAGCCCGTCGGGCGTGCGCCCGGGTACGCCGGAGGGGCGCGACCCGTGGTCGCGCCCCTCCGGTCGGACGGTTCTCGGGGGTGTCAGCCCGCCTCGGTGCCGCCGAAACGCTCGCGGTAGGACTCCAGGTCCTCTTCCGTGACCCGGGCGAAGAGCACCGGCGGCACGGTGAACGGGGTGCCGGCCGGGACCGCGTCCAGGGCCTTGGCCTGCTCGGGGGTCACCCACGTCGCGGTGTCGTCGGCGAGGGCGAACGCCGAGCGCATGGCGCGCGCCGAGGCCGGGATGAACGGCTCGGAGACCACCGAGTAGAGGTGGATGAGGTTCATCGCGGTGCGCAGGGTGAGCGCCGCCGCCTCCAGGTCGGTCTTGACCTCCAGCCAGGGGGCCTTCTCGTCGAGGTAGGCGTTGCCGGCGGACCACAGGGCGCGCAGCGCGGCCGCGGCCTTGCGGTACTGGAGGGTCTCCATGTGGCCCTCGTACTCGGCCAGCAGCTCGGCGATCTGCTCGCCGAGCTTCGCCTCGGCCTCGCCCGCGGGGCTGCCGGCCGGGACCTCGTCGCCGAACTTCTTGCGGGAGAAGGTCAGTACGCGGTTGACGAAGTTGCCGAGGGTGCCGCCGAGGTCCTTGTTGACCGTGGCCGCGAAGTGCTCCCACGTGAAGGACGAGTCGTCGGACTCGGGGGCGTTGGCGATCAGGAAGTAGCGCCAGAAGTCCGCCGGGAGGATCTCCAGCGCCTGGTCGGTGAAGACGCCGCGCTTCTGCGACGTGGAGAACTTGCCGCCGTAGTACGTCAGCCAGTTGAAGGCCTTGACGTAGTCGACCTTCTTCCACGGCTCGCGGGTGCCCAGCTCGGTCGCGGGGAACATGACCGTGTGGAACGGGACGTTGTCCTTGGCCATGAACTGGGTGTAGCGGACGTCCTCGGCCTCGTACCACCAGGACCTGTAGTCGCGGTTCTCCGGGTCGGCGTCCGCCCACTCCTTGGTGGAGGCGATGTACTCGATCGGGGCGTCGAACCAGACGTAGAAGACCTTGCCCTCGGCCGCCAGGTCGGGCCAGGTGTCGGCCGGGACCGGCACGCCCCAGTCGAGGTCACGGGTGATGGCGCGGTCGTGCAGGCCCTCGGTCAGCCACTTGCGGGCGATCGAGGAGGCCAGCTGCGGCCACTCCTCCTCGTGCTCGGCCACCCAGGCCTCGACCTCGTGCTGGAGCTTGGACTGCAGGAGGAAGAGGTGCTTGGTCTCGCGGACCTCGAGATCGGTGGATCCGGAGATGGCAGAGCGCGGCTCGATCAGGTCCGTGGGGTCCAGGACGCGGGTGCAGTTCTCGCACTGGTCGCCGCGGGCCTTGTCGTAGCCGCAGTGCGGACAGGTGCCCTCGACGTAGCGGTCCGGCAGGAAGCGGCCGTCGGCGGGCGAGTAGACCTGCCGGATCGCGCGCTCCTCGATGAAGCCGTTCTCCTGGAGCTTGCGCGCGAAGTGCTGGGTGATCTCGGCGTTCTGCGGCGAGGAGCTGCGGCCGAAGTAGTCGAAGGACAGCTCGAAGCCGTCGTAGACCGCCTTCTGGGCGTCGTGGGCCTGCGCGCAGAACTCGGCGACCGGGATGCCGTTCTCCTTGGCGGCGAGTTCGGCGGGGGTGCCGTGCTCGTCGGTGGCGCAGATGTAGAGGACGTCGTGGCCGCGCTGGCGGAGGTACCGGGAGTACACATCCGCCGGAAGCATCGACCCGACCATGTTGCCCAGGTGCTTGATCCCGTTGATGTACGGAAGCGCGCTGGTGATCAGGTGTCGAGCCATCCTCGGATGCTCCATTTCCTATGTGCGGTGCAACGTGACGTCACGGACTGTGAGTGCGGTCATCGTATCGAACCGCCGAAAGGCCACGCGCCGCATTTGTTTCGGGTGGACGTAAAGCAAAAGCGAGGACAGTGACCTCTTACGTCACGGCCCTCGCGATCGGGCCCATGGTACAGCGGGACGGTGGCGCGCCCGACCGGAGGACCGACCGGTGATACGGCGGCACCGGCAGGCGGCATATGCATACGTGCTGGCTGGAGCCTCGCGCGATCGAGACCGATCACGGTTCGATCATCTGCGACGCAATGCTTCCCAGGTTTCTTCTCTGCGCCCTCCGAGTGCGCCCTCACTGCTTTCCTGTTCTGCGCACCAGGGGATGAGGTGGAGCGGTGAGCGATGGCGGACCGGAGGAGTCCGGTGGGGCCGTGGGACTGCCGAGCCGGCGTCGGCGGCCGACTCCCATGAGCCAGTGGGACCCGACGGCGCGCCTGTCGTACTGGGCCTTCCATGCGGGCCGGCGCCCTGCGTACATGCGCTTCGCGTACCTGCAGCTGGGCTCTGACGCGGCGGCCGAGGCGGCGGTGGACGCCACTTTCGACTCGATCATGGGCGACTGGCTGCGGATGCTCCACATGGACCGGCTGGACGCGTACGCGTGGACCGTCCTCAAGCACTGCCTGGTCGACCGGCAGCTCCGGCTCCACCCCTGGCAGCAGGAGCCGGAGCCGATGGACATCAGCGCCTTCGAGGCGGCCCTCAAGGAGGCGCACGCCGACCAGTACGAGGTACTGACGGACACCATCCGCTTCTACTCCGCCGTCTCCCGGCTCGCCGAGCGCCAGCGCGACGCCGTGCTCCTGCGGTACGGGCTCCAGTGCACCCCCGGCGAGGCCGCCTCCGTGATGGGCGTCGACGAGGCCACGGTCCGCTCCCATCTCGGCCAGGCCCACCGGCGCCTCGCCCGGCTGCTCGACACGTCCGCCGATCCGGCGGAACCGGCCGAACCAGCCGAACCAGCCGAATCATGAGGCGCCGCGACCGGCTGGAGCGGCCGGACGGCGACCCTGCGCCCCGCTCCCTGGCCGAGTTCCTCGCCCGGGCTGGCGTCCGCGACCGCTACCGCCACTACGACCTCGGCGCGGCCGAGGCCCGGCTGCTGCGCACCACACCGCACGCACACGCCCCGCACCGTGCCCGGCGCCGGGCGGCCCACGGCTGGAGCGACCCGGTCCGGGACCACCCGCTCGACGCCGAGCGGGCCCGGCGCGACCTCAAGGCGATCTGCCTGGACTCCGTGTGCGCCCCGGACGCCGCCGCGCACCTCGACTCCTTCACCGGCGTACGCACCGACCTGGCCGGCGCCGTCGTGTTCGGCTGCCTGCTGCACCTCGCCGGGATGCGCGAAGGCGCCCGGTTCTGGTGGCAGTTCGCCGCGGCCTCCGGCAGCGCGCGGGCCCCCGCGGCCGCCTACTGCCTCTTCCTCGACCACTCCCGGCGCGGCGAGCACCACGACGCCCGGCACTGGGCGCGGGAGCTGGGCCGCCGCGGATTCCGGCCGAACGGACGGCGCGACCTGCGGGAGATCCGGCTGTGCGCGCAGGCAGCCGTCCTGCGCTACGTCGACCAGTTCGAGGATCCCGACCTGGGTCCGGTGCCGTTGCCCAGGCCCGGGCTGTCGGGGGCGCTGGGCGCGTTCCTCCCGCCGCCCGTCCCCGTCGCGGTCGTCGCGCCGGTGGCGGCGGCCCGGCCGGCCGCCGGGCCGCTGCGCCACCCCGCGCTGACGGCCGCGGCGCGCGGGACCGTCGTACAGGGCGGTACGGGCGAGGCGCTGGCGGAGGCCCGCCGCGCGCTGGCCGTCGTACGCGTCCTGGAGCGGCATCCGCTGGGGGTCCGGGCCGGCCAGCTCGCGCGGGAGTCGGGCCTGGCGGAGGCGGAGCTGCGCCCGCTCCTGGCGATGCTGTGCGAGGAGGAGTACGCGTACCGGCCGGGGGTGGGGGTGTACGGGCGCGGCCCGGCCCTGGACCGGCTCGCCGCCCCCGGCGGCCACGGCCTGGCCTGGCAGCTCCAGCGCACCCTGGCCCTGGCCCGGGACAGCGCGGGCGCCGCGGTGTACCTCAGCCGGTACGCGGGGGGCGAGGTCCACATCACGCAGATGGCGGCCGGGCCGGCGACCCCGCCAGTGCGGGAGTGGGTCGACTTCCGGGACGCCGCGCACGCCAGCGCGGTCGGCAAGTGCCTGCTGACGCAGCTCGACCACGACCGCCGCGCGGACCACGTGGCCCGGCACCGGCCCGCCCGGCTCACTCCGCAGACCATCACCGACAGCCGGGCCCTGTTCACCGCGCTGGACGCGGTGGCTCCGGGCGCTCCCGTCTTCGACCTGCTCGAGTACGCGCCGGAGGTCGTCTGCTCGGCCGTTCCCATCGCCGCGGGCGGGGCCGCGGGGAGCCTGGCGCTGTCGCTGCCCGCGACCCATGCCCACCGGCTGCGCTCGGCCACCGAGGCACTGCGCCGCAAGGCCGTGCCGGTCCTCCTGGCCCTGCTCCTGACGGGCGCGATCCCCCCGGACGCCGCGGCCGCGCCCGCCGTGGAACCCGGCTCCGGGCCAGGGTCCGGCCGGCCCGAGCCCCGGCCGATGCGGGCCCCGGTCACCCCGGAGACCCTGCGCCACCTCCGGCTGCTCTTCCGCACCCCGCTCGCCGAGGCCGCGGCGGCGGGGGCGCAGGGCCCGCACCTGGTCAGCGACACCACGGCCGCGGCGGCCTACCTCTTCGAAGCCGCCCCGGACGGCGCCACCCCCCGCCTGTCCCTCCCCCACACCTTCACGTCGGTGACCCCGGGCAGCCTGACCCGCCCGACGGGCCTGGTGGTGCTGGGTAGGTGAACGGACCCGGCGGAGGCCGGGGGAACAGAGGTGGAGAAACAGAAGAGCCCCACACGATGTGTGGGGCTCTTGCTTGTGTCCGAGGGGGGACTTGAACCCCCACGCCCGATAAAGGGCACTAGCACCTCAAGCTAGCGCGTCTGCCATTCCGCCACCCGGACCGGTGGTCGGCCCCGGTTTCCCGCGGCGACATGGACAACAATAGCAAAGGATCGGCGGGTCTCCGACCACTTATCCGGGCGGCGGGTGGTCCGCCACGCCGGGCTGACCTGCGGGC includes these proteins:
- a CDS encoding MAB_1171c family putative transporter, whose protein sequence is MTGEDYYIPAAAMAVSLAFKLPALRHNWRDPLLRSVVALLALAGAVFAFAAPPTIAAVNRWTGIANFSAPLVYCLITAFSASCLVLMVNWRGGSPERTRRVSRRWILGYSIVIVALVVLFALGEAPEERLRDFDTFYANTPYVGHMIALYLLAHHVAAVVMVVLCWRWSLKVRGWLRIGLMIIVAGYLFNLGYDATKMTAVVARWLGNDLDGLSTYVAPPLASLGALISAMGFVVPLVCQRLSDHWQTWATYRRLGALWQEVQISAPVGTPSVQMAWWSAAELRVIQRESDIHDGFLHLGPYFDKGLRDDAYDSALADGADEETARAVGDAAMVAAAVRARSADPDGQTIGEDEETLLDTSDGPRDLLRISDALRRSPVVQAVRRRVAV
- a CDS encoding serine/threonine-protein kinase, which translates into the protein MLTEGENARLIAGRYRLDAKLGRGGMGVVWRATDQLLGRRVAVKEMVLDPALSLDEARLQRERTLREARAAAQVKHPHIIVVHDVVEDGERPYIVMELVEGGSLADRLSRTGPVDLAEAAGIGIALLGALRTAHAAGVLHRDIKPANVLLEAPGGRAVLTDFGIAQVSGATTLTATGAFVGSPEYTAPERMSAQSPAGPESDLWSLGALLCAAVSGASPFRRDSLGGVLHAVVYDEIRPPAACGPLLPVVRGLLERDPAARLDADRAQDMLRALAPSAADYTPTRRCVPGVSDARTTPAPAREPAPEPAPRPAAQTAPVTAQPAGAPARRRPGAALIAGLLVAAIAGAGVSAAALLMNEDDPADRTGRPAATSGAAGAPASPPGAQVSAPAPVPSAPGRRTGGPSDDKAAPAGYGVVQDPAGFALAVPDGFTRTTDGPRVFYMSPDESFRIGIKISAPESGGPLAVHQRSHAKGPTNNPGYRDAEVAVSTHNGHEAALWLFTWNGFSTAEGPRHTRDLCWEEGGRLYDVWVSAPVGRAAEARSYFDTAVRTFTSAGG
- a CDS encoding sigma factor-like helix-turn-helix DNA-binding protein, giving the protein MSQWDPTARLSYWAFHAGRRPAYMRFAYLQLGSDAAAEAAVDATFDSIMGDWLRMLHMDRLDAYAWTVLKHCLVDRQLRLHPWQQEPEPMDISAFEAALKEAHADQYEVLTDTIRFYSAVSRLAERQRDAVLLRYGLQCTPGEAASVMGVDEATVRSHLGQAHRRLARLLDTSADPAEPAEPAEPAES
- a CDS encoding helix-turn-helix domain-containing protein codes for the protein MTDGFPAPVAVADAPLAATITRVAELAGKMGRDLSQVFDLRRLSEASGVPTDVVKTLLDGRPAGEPDLQARFLQRLDLLRRTRVKPNGRRYTQQEIADGAGMSRQQAGALINGDRRPTMEHCDAIQRFFGVHAGFLTAHDADALTDALQRTEQQLLQDYAGRARETVPASGASAGDPLARLLQNHGVRGIAWRAAQLPSDKHRDKVTEWLDMLLESVKPNES
- a CDS encoding bestrophin-like domain, which encodes MSEWLVLAIAMALVCALVLAITAIRHRRAAEDEDTSETPDVIEYMTMMVGVVYAIVLGLAIAGVWEARGAAEDSVRREAQALYEVTQRADVYPAAVRDRIRGEVDAYVSHTVAVDWPLLTSGEGASAEGGALLGKLRTSVTHQSPATELQAQAYQPLLDHIAAADEARHSRTQSSESTLPGVVWFGLLVGGVVTVGLIFTLQIRRSGRELLLAGLFSALIVFLLFMVWSFDAPYGRDGIDSADPFQELFPKTAVAAAR
- the metG gene encoding methionine--tRNA ligase; this encodes MARHLITSALPYINGIKHLGNMVGSMLPADVYSRYLRQRGHDVLYICATDEHGTPAELAAKENGIPVAEFCAQAHDAQKAVYDGFELSFDYFGRSSSPQNAEITQHFARKLQENGFIEERAIRQVYSPADGRFLPDRYVEGTCPHCGYDKARGDQCENCTRVLDPTDLIEPRSAISGSTDLEVRETKHLFLLQSKLQHEVEAWVAEHEEEWPQLASSIARKWLTEGLHDRAITRDLDWGVPVPADTWPDLAAEGKVFYVWFDAPIEYIASTKEWADADPENRDYRSWWYEAEDVRYTQFMAKDNVPFHTVMFPATELGTREPWKKVDYVKAFNWLTYYGGKFSTSQKRGVFTDQALEILPADFWRYFLIANAPESDDSSFTWEHFAATVNKDLGGTLGNFVNRVLTFSRKKFGDEVPAGSPAGEAEAKLGEQIAELLAEYEGHMETLQYRKAAAALRALWSAGNAYLDEKAPWLEVKTDLEAAALTLRTAMNLIHLYSVVSEPFIPASARAMRSAFALADDTATWVTPEQAKALDAVPAGTPFTVPPVLFARVTEEDLESYRERFGGTEAG